The following coding sequences lie in one Miscanthus floridulus cultivar M001 chromosome 9, ASM1932011v1, whole genome shotgun sequence genomic window:
- the LOC136482829 gene encoding scarecrow-like protein 34 translates to MSAAPEEFLAQGAYLAAPEPFSPSIFLDLPPTPRPNGDDPTSDDPASSDDLVLPFISRMLMEEDIDDKFFYQYPDHPALLSAQQPYAQILSDATAASSSDSAAVTSLGTGVNSTLSSSSSAPASADHTWPYDPIELSQLLRSPPYPDMGVGLDDFTADEVNAVFLPGQDAAFQPSPAFLDTAAGGGGGQRLSASLTAQNAGGGGAQQQHASLVAQDAGDGVGIQRSACAEEETKTEATTLPAGDADHAALFSAFFSAQNGENMNMLNMAFLKGMEEAKKFLPTNNSLLIDLDATSGQSLPTDRDIKPSTAFVATQVKEEEVDGISMFGGSSNGRGRKNRHSQEDLEVETGRNSKLMMPEQEETGASELFDELMSDKHDGFLKHMQDLRIAMDSESEKSARRVSRKGARGSQHGNEFVDLHTMLIHCAQAMATGDRRSATEMLKQIKQHSSLRGDATQRLAYCFAEGLEARLAGTGSQVYQSLMAKRTSVVEFLKAYKLFLAAISLNKVHIIFSNSNILDAVAGRSKLHIVAYGVQYGLQWPGLLHFLADREGGPPEVRFTGIDLPQPGFRPAYQIEETGRRLSNCAHEFGVPFKFHAIAAKWETVSAEDLNIDPDEVLVVNSDCHFSNLMDESVDVDTPSPRDLVLNNIRKMRPNIFIQIVNNGSYGAPFFPTRFREALFYYSALFDMLDATIPRDNDVRLLIERDIVGRSALNVIACEGADRLDRPETYKQWQVRNHRAGLKQLPLNPEVVKLVRDKVKKYYHKDFLIDEDHRWLLQGWKGRVLFAVSTWVAEDYE, encoded by the coding sequence ATGTCCGCCGCGCCGGAGGAGTTCCTGGCCCAGGGGGCCTACCTCGCCGCCCCCGAGCCCTTCTCCCCCTCCATCTTCCTCGACCTGCCCCCGACGCCCCGCCCCAACGGCGATGACCCGACCTCCGACGACCCTGCCTCCTCCGACGACCTCGTCCTCCCCTTCATCTCGCGGATGCTCATGGAGGAGGACATCGACGACAAGTTCTTCTACCAGTACCCCGACCACCCCGCGCTCCTTAGCGCCCAGCAGCCGTATGCACAGATCCTCTCcgacgccaccgccgcctcctcaTCCGACTCCGCCGCCGTCACCAGCTTAGGGACCGGCGTCAACTCCACcctctcctcgtcctcctccgccccCGCATCTGCCGACCACACCTGGCCCTACGACCCAATCGAGCTCTCCCAGCTGTTGCGCTCCCCTCCGTACCCGGACATGGGGGTGGGGCTTGATGACTTCACCGCCGATGAGGTCAACGCCGTCTTCTTGCCGGGACAAGACGCCGCGTTCCAGCCGAGTCCGGCGTTCTTGGataccgccgccggcggcggcggaggtcaaCGGCTGAGCGCTTCCCTCACAGCCCAGAACGCGGGCGGTGGTGGAGCCCAACAGCAGCACGCTTCCCTCGTTGCCCAGGACGCCGGCGATGGCGTGGGCATCCAGAGGTCGGCGTGCGCGGAGGAGGAGACGAAGACAGAGGCCACCACCTTGCCTGCTGGTGATGCTGACCATGCGGCGCTGTTCTCGGCGTTCTTCAGTGCCCAGAATGGGGAGAACATGAACATGCTCAACATGGCGTTCCTCAAAGGCATGGAAGAGGCCAAGAAATTCTTGCCCACCAATAATAGCCTTCTCATCGACCTTGATGCCACCTCTGGCCAATCCTTGCCTACAGACAGAGACATCAAGCCGTCGACTGCCTTTGTTGCTACCCAAgtgaaggaggaggaggtggatggAATATCAATGTTTGGAGGAAGTAGCAATGGCAGGGGCCGCAAGAACCGTCACTCCCAAGAGGACCTGGAAGTGGAGACAGGCAGAAACAGCAAACTGATGATGCCTGAACAAGAAGAAACCGGTGCTAGTGAGCTGTTCGACGAATTAATGTCCGACAAACATGATGGATTCTTGAAACACATGCAGGATCTGCGCATCGCCATGGATAGCGAGTCTGAGAAGAGTGCCAGGAGGGTGAGCCGGAAGGGGGCGCGGGGAAGCCAGCATGGGAACGAGTTTGTTGACCTGCACACCATGCTCATCCATTGCGCACAGGCAATGGCCACAGGCGATCGCCGAAGTGCAACCGAGATGCTGAAACAGATCAAGCAGCACTCCTCTCTCAGAGGGGATGCCACACAGAGGTTGGCCTATTGTTTTGCAGAAGGACTGGAGGCACGACTTGCTGGCACAGGGAGCCAGGTGTACCAGTCGCTCATGGCAAAACGCACGTCGGTTGTGGAGTTCCTCAAGGCATACAAGCTATTCTTGGCGGCCATCAGCCTCAATAAGGTGCATATTATCTTCTCCAACAGCAACATCTTGGATGCCGTGGCAGGGAGGAGCAAGTTGCACATAGTGGCATATGGTGTTCAGTATGGTTTACAGTGGCCAGGCTTGCTACATTTCCTAGCAGATAGAGAAGGTGGACCTCCAGAGGTGAGGTTCACTGGCATTGACCTTCCGCAGCCTGGGTTCCGCCCAGCCTACCAGATTGAAGAAACAGGCCGCCGGCTTAGCAACTGTGCCCACGAATTCGGCGTGCCATTCAAGTTCCATGCCATAGCAGCAAAGTGGGAGACGGTTTCTGCCGAGGACCTCAACATTGATCCAGATGAGGTGCTCGTTGTGAACAGTGACTGCCACTTCAGTAACTTGATGGATGAGAGTGTTGACGTTGACACCCCAAGCCCCAGAGATTTGGTGCTCAACAACATTCGAAAGATGCGACCCAATATTTTCATCCAGATTGTCAATAATGGCTCATATGGTGCTCCATTCTTCCCGACACGGTTCCGGGAGGCACTATTCTACTACTCAGCACTATTTGACATGCTGGATGCAACCATTCCCCGGGACAATGATGTACGGCTACTGATCGAGCGGGATATTGTTGGGCGATCTGCCCTGAATGTTATTGCTTGTGAGGGTGCAGACAGGTTGGATCGCCCTGAGACTTATAAGCAATGGCAGGTGCGGAACCACCGGGCTGGGCTCAAGCAGCTGCCGTTGAATCCAGAGGTTGTAAAGCTTGTGAGGGATAAGGTCAAGAAGTATTACCACAAAGACTTTCTCATTGATGAGGATCATCGATGGTTGTTGCAGGGATGGAAAGGGCGGGTCCTCTTTGCCGTGTCAACATGGGTTGCTGAGGATTATGAATGA
- the LOC136482830 gene encoding scarecrow-like protein 9 codes for MAAAAPEGEGLFADPEPFSPSIFLDLPPTPRPDGNGEVLASSDDLVLPFITRILMEEDINDQFFYQFPDHPVLLQAQEPYAQILSDAATATVPPSCSDGPAQLLLSPPYPDTGLHGFTDDAVGPFFLPAQDGGSPELEQSPAQLRAAGDDDGDHAALASVFFNRGDADAEMLNKAFLKGMEEAKKFLPTTNSLLIDREAEEEELGINGRGRKDRDRLSWDDLEAETCRKSKLMVPEPEETGEVVDEMIVNGLELCLKEMEALRITMGSEAKKKERKGRSSSNEAVELSTLLIHCAQAVATDNRRSATELLRQIKQHSSPKGDATQRLARCFAEGLEARLAGSGSQLYRSLMAERVSVVEYLKAYWLYLAACCFKMTAFRFSNRTILKAIAGRKKVHIVDYGVNYGVQWPALLYHLASFEGGPPEVRITGIDLPQPGFRPAVRIEETGRRLSNYARQLGVPFKFHGITVRWDTICVDDLNIDPDEVLIVNSIMQFGNLMDEGVDIDSPSPRDVVLRTIRKMQPDAFILHVMNVSFSAPFFVTRFREALFFYSAMFDMLDATAPRDSHQRFLVERHLFRQCSLNVVACEGTDRVERPETYKQWQVRNHRAGLKQLPLDPDIVKTLRDNVRVQYHKDFVIDTDHNWLLQGWKGRILYAMSTWVADNPVSEL; via the coding sequence atggccgccgccgcgccggagggcgagggccTCTTCGCTGACCCCGAGCCCTTCTCCCCGTCCATCTTCCTCGACCTGCCCCCGACGCCCCGCCCCGATGGCAACGGCGAGGTCCTGGCCTCGTCGGACGACCTCGTCCTCCCCTTCATCACGCGGATCCTCATGGAGGAGGACATCAACGACCAATTCTTCTACCAGTTCCCCGACCACCCCGTGCTCCTCCAAGCCCAGGAACCGTACGCGCAGATCCTCTCTGACGCTGCCACGGCCACCGTCCCGCCGTCCTGCTCCGACGGCCCAGCCCAGCTCCTCCTGTCCCCGCCGTACCCCGATACGGGACTGCACGGCTTCACCGACGACGCTGTCGGCCCCTTCTTCTTGCCCGCACAAGATGGTGGCAGCCCGGAGTTGGAGCAGAGTCCGGCGCAGTTAAGGgccgccggcgacgacgacggcgaccacGCGGCGCTGGCCTCGGTCTTCTTCAACAGGGGAGACGCGGACGCGGAGATGCTCAACAAGGCATTCCTGAAGGGTATGGAGGAGGCCAAGAAGTTCTTGCCCACCACCAACAGCCTCCTAATCGACCGTGAGGCAGAGGAAGAGGAGTTGGGCATTAATGGCAGGGGCCGCAAGGACAGGGACAGGCTCAGTTGGGATGACTTGGAGGCTGAGACGTGCCGGAAGAGCAAGCTGATGGTGCCTGAGCCTGAGGAAACTGGCGAGGTGGTCGATGAAATGATTGTCAATGGACTGGAATTGTGCCTCAAAGAAATGGAGGCCCTGCGAATCACCATGGGCAGTGAGGCTAAGAAGAAGGAAAGGAAGGGAAGGTCTAGCTCCAACGAAGCGGTGGAGCTGAGCACCTTGCTCATCCACTGTGCACAGGCCGTGGCCACGGACAATCGCCGCAGTGCGACCGAATTGCTTAGACAGATCAAGCAGCATTCCTCACCGAAGGGTGACGCCACACAGAGGTTGGCACGTTGTTTTGCAGAGGGATTGGAGGCTCGGCTGGCAGGGTCAGGGAGCCAGCTCTACAGGTCTCTCATGGCTGAGCGCGTCTCGGTCGTGGAGTACCTCAAGGCCTACTGGTTGTACCTGGCAGCTTGCTGTTTCAAAATGACGGCATTCAGGTTCTCCAACAGGACAATCCTCAAGGCCATCGCTGGGAGGAAAAAGGTTCACATCGTGGATTACGGCGTGAATTATGGGGTTCAGTGGCCAGCTTTGCTATACCATTTGGCGAGCTTCGAGGGTGGACCTCCTGAAGTGAGGATCACTGGCATTGATCTCCCCCAGCCCGGCTTCCGCCCAGCGGTGCGGATCGAGGAGACAGGGCGGCGGCTTAGCAATTATGCTCGTCAGCTCGGTGTGCCATTCAAGTTCCACGGCATCACGGTGAGGTGGGACACAATTTGTGTTGATGACCTGAACATTGACCCTGATGAGGTACTCATTGTCAACAGTATCATGCAGTTTGGAAATTTGATGGATGAGGGGGTCGACATTGATAGCCCAAGCCCTAGGGATGTTGTCCTCAGAACCATTCGCAAGATGCAACCTGATGCGTTCATCCTTCATGTCATGAATGTCTCGTTTAGCGCTCCATTCTTTGTAACACGTTTCCGTGAGGCGCTGTTCTTTTACTCTGCAATGTTTGACATGCTGGATGCCACGGCTCCACGGGATAGTCACCAGCGCTTTTTGGTTGAGCGGCACCTCTTTAGGCAGTGTAGCCTCAATGTTGTTGCCTGTGAGGGCACGGACAGGGTGGAGCGCCCGGAGACATATAAGCAATGGCAGGTGCGGAACCACCGGGCAGGGCTAAAGCAGCTTCCATTGGATCCAGATATTGTAAAGACCTTGAGGGACAATGTTAGGGTTCAGTATCACAAGGACTTTGTCATTGATACGGATCATAATTGGCTCCTGCAAGGATGGAAGGGACGCATACTCTATGCCATGTCGACATGGGTTGCAGATAATCCTGTCTCAGAACTTTAG
- the LOC136480785 gene encoding ankyrin repeat-containing protein At2g01680-like, whose amino-acid sequence MPTCRHLLHAASGLLPSEPLREPDEAAAPRRPARHRGSSPDSSPAGTQQGSPDKALTQGRLPGLLPYPQASRARGSPNTSPASLTRPQPLNAPPGCPDSSRRLTKVMFAVTKLLEWNKTQLCLTTQRDENGSTPLHFAAAIKFMIQFGPSRICRQVLEANPDALYQPDHAGFFPIHVAASVGAFRNVDMFVKRCPGSAGLRDAKGRTFLHVAVEKEKLDVIVATCRKRSLSWIKNMVDNDGNTALHLAVKAGNLQIFCPLLANPQVNLNLPNNRGETPLDISGYKIPERGSYNFKSIEAQIHLTLTQVGAVMGVRRQDHLLEADNITPRVDAAAFDGSKETEVLKESTGALCIGSVRIATVTFGVTFAVPGGYIADDHNNGGSPILARRHAFDAFIWSNTFAFVCSTVATIALMRPGNPLLNLWSRRTNLGIASYFVSISITCLAVAFALAAYVVPAPVAQNTAHGIAILTCLVLLYNQLEFISTRLLLLPPLCTRKGLIQACLFSALTIMGAMLLQYWPLIFIFQLANLSPKIEAPASAPVPAPLAST is encoded by the exons ATGCCTACATGCCGGCATCTCCTGCACGCGGCTTCTGGACTCCTCCCCAGTGAGCCCCTGCGGGAGCCTGACGAGGCCGCGGCCCCACGACGCCCCGCCCGACACAGGGGCAGCTCCCCGGACTCCTCCCCTGCGGGAACCCAACAAGGCTCCCCGGACAAGGCTTTGACGCAGGGGCGGCTCCCCGGACTCCTCCCCTACCCGCAGGCATCTCGTGCGCGCGGCTCCCCGAATACCTCCCCGGCAAGCCTAACAAGACCGCAGCCGCTCAACGCCCCGCCTGGCTGCCCAGACTCCTCCCG TCGTCTTACAAAAGTGATGTTTGCAGTTACAAAATTGTTAGAATGGAACAAAACACAACTCTGCCTTACCACACAGAGGGATGAAAACGGGAGTACGCCACTTCACTTTGCCGCAGCTATAAAGTTTATGATTCAATTTGGGCCATCAAGAATTTGTCGGCAAGTATTGGAAGCTAATCCAGATGCCCTGTATCAACCAGACCATGCCGGATTTTTCCCCATTCACGTTGCTGCCTCCGTAGGTGCTTTCAGGAACGTCGACATGTTTGTTAAAAGATGTCCTGGTAGCGCCGGTCTGCGCGATGCTAAGGGAAGGACATTTCTTCATGTAGCTGTCGAGAAAGAGAAGCTGGACGTAATCGTTGCTACCTGCAGAAAACGATCACTATCATGGATTAAGAATATGGTAGACAACGATGGGAATACTGCACTTCATCTTGCTGTCAAGGCTGGGAACCTTCAGATATTTTGTCCTCTATTGGCGAATCCACAAGTAAACCTAAATTTACCGAACAATAGGGGGGAGACTCCATTGGATATATCCGGATATAAGATTCCGGAAAGAGGGTCCTACAATTTTAAA AGTATTGAAGCACAAATACACCTCACACTCACACAAGTCGGTGCTGTCATGGGTGTGCGTCGCCAGGATCACTTGCTGGAAGCAGACAACATAACTCCAAGAGTAGACGCAGCAGCATTTGATGGAAGCAAAGAAACGGAGGTGCTGAAAGAGTCGACTGGAGCTCTGTGTATTGGGTCAGTTCGAATAGCAACTGTGACATTTGGAGTAACTTTTGCTGTGCCTGGAGGTTACATAGCTGATGATCACAATAATGGAGGCTCACCAATACTTGCTCGAAGGCATGCTTTTGATGCATTCATCTGGTCCAACACATTCGCCTTCGTTTGTTCCACGGTTGCAACCATTGCTCTCATGCGGCCTGGAAACCCTTTATTGAACCTTTGGAGCCGAAGAACGAACTTAGGCATTGCCTCCTACTTCGTATCCATTTCGATTACATGCTTGGCTGTAGCCTTTGCACTTGCTGCGTATGTGGTGCCAGCTCCGGTGGCTCAGAACACTGCACATGGCATAGCTATCCTCACTTGTCTCGTACTGCTATATAATCAACTGGAGTTCATTTCTACACGTCTTCTTCTACTACCACCCTTATGTACGAGGAAGGGGCTAATCCAGGCATGCCTATTTTCAGCACTTACTATCATGGGTGCTATGCTATTACAGTATTGGCCCTTAATATTCATCTTTCAGTTAGCAAACCTGTCTCCAAAAATAGAAGCACCAGCATCGGCACCAGTACCAGCACCATTGGCATCAACTTGA
- the LOC136480787 gene encoding ankyrin repeat-containing protein At5g02620-like, whose protein sequence is MSLSIGAEEAPTSPIEASASVAPMDAKLMVATGSGDVQQLKDLVKKQEDSKMMVLVMTKEQAAASTEKHRPQQGNMDPHLLALASSGSSEKLQTLLNGDDGQASSNGGTNVRLPARRASSYGDDTEANKSILEGVTAQGDSALHVVAAFGQGDNFFTRSREAKHLLLVQQNKRQWWRWCLTRTERHLLTTYGYGDGDNFLENARIIHGKAKHLLFVQNNKGDTPLHCAARGGKSNMVACLIDLAFAEGEDRMKELLRKQNKHKETALHEAVRVGNKDIVDLLMLKDSELASFPEDGGASPMYLAIMLNQWLLQDTLYEKSHGNLSFAGPNGQNTLHAAILRHQDLAKLLKWNETHLCPQNKDLATQRDENGSTPLHFAAAIKFLFRPSSICRQVLEANADALYQPDHAGFFPIHVAASVGAFRNVDMFVKKCPGSAGLRDAKGRTFLHVAVEKKEVDVISGACRKRSLSWIMNMVDNDGNTALHLAVKAKSIHMFCPLLGNPQVNLNLPNNRGETPLDIAQYNLLERVFYNIQSNEAQIHLTLTHAGAVKGVHRQDHLLEDNITLGVVNAAFDESKKTEVLKESTGALCIGSVLIATVTFGATFAVPGGYIADDHSNNGGTPVLARRYAFDAFIWSNTGAFALSTVATIALMRSGNPLLNLWSRRTDLLLASYFVSVSVTCLVAAFALAAYVVLAPVTHATALGTCLLTFAIPLYNQVEFIAVRLLLLLPPLRTRKGLIRALVVSAPAIMGAMLLHYWPLIFIFSLAALSNQESLKIEAPAPAPAPAPLASS, encoded by the exons ATGTCATTGAGCATTGGAGCAGAGGAAGCTCCTACCTCGCCCATTGAAGCAAGTGCTTCAGTAGCGCCAATGGACGCCAAGCTGATGGTGGCCACTGGCAGTGGTGATGTCCAGCAGTTGAAGGATCTGGTGAAGAAGCAGGAAGATTCAAAGATGATGGTGTTGGTGATGACCAAGGAGCAGGCTGCTGCTTCCACTGAGAAGCATCGCCCTCAGCAGGGGAATATGGATCCCCATCTTCTAGCATTGGCGTCCTCCGGTTCTTCTGAGAAACTGCAAACCCTTCTCAACGGGGATGACGGTCAAGCCTCTAGCAATGGCGGCACCAATGTGAGGTTGCCTGCTAGGCGAGCTAGCTCTTATGGTGACGACACAGAAGCAAATAAGTCAATCTTGGAGGGGGTCACTGCTCAAGGTGACAGTGCACTCCATGTGGTGGCTGCTTTTGGTCAGGGCGACAACTTCTTCACCAGGTCCAGAGAAGCGAAACATCTCCTCCTTGTGCAACAAAACAAGCGGCAGTGGTGGCGCTGGTGCCTAACCCGCACTGAACGCCATTTGTTGACCACCTATGGCTACGGCGACGGTGATAACTTCTTGGAGAATGCTCGCATCATCCATGGGAAAGCGAAGCACCTCCTCTTTGTGCAAAACAACAAGGGTGACACACCTCTGCACTGCGCTGCACGAGGAGGGAAATCCAACATGGTTGCTTGCCTCATTGATCTTGCTTTCGCTGAAGGCGAGGATAGGATGAAGGAACTGCTGCGGAAACAAAACAAGCACAAGGAGACAGCCTTGCATGAGGCTGTCCGCGTTGGGAACAAGGACATAGTCGACCTGCTGATGTTGAAGGACTCAGAATTGGCTAGCTTTCCTGAAGACGGCGGGGCATCACCTATGTACCTTGCCATCATGCTAAACCAGTGGTTATTGCAGGACACACTCTATGAAAAGAGTCACGGAAACCTTTCGTTCGCGGGACCAAATGGACAGAATACGTTGCATGCTGCCATTCTCCGACACCAAG ATCTTGCGAAGTTGTTAAAATGGAATGAAACACACCTCTGCCCGCAAAATAAGGACCTTGCCACACAAAGGGATGAAAATGGGAGTACGCCACTTCACTTTGCCGCAGCTATAAAGTTTCTATTTAGGCCATCAAGCATTTGTCGGCAAGTATTGGAAGCTAATGCAGATGCCCTGTATCAACCAGACCATGCCGGATTTTTCCCCATTCACGTTGCTGCCTCTGTAGGTGCTTTCAGGAACGTCGACATGTTTGTTAAAAAATGTCCTGGTAGCGCCGGTCTGCGCGATGCTAAGGGAAGGACATTTCTTCATGTTGCTGTTGAGAAAAAGGAGGTGGACGTAATCAGTGGTGCCTGCAGAAAACGATCACTATCATGGATTATGAATATGGTAGACAATGATGGGAATACTGCACTTCACCTTGCTGTCAAGGCTAAGAGCATTCACATGTTTTGTCCTCTATTGGGGAACCCACAAGTAAACTTGAATTTACCGAACAACAGAGGGGAGACTCCATTGGATATTGCTCAATATAATCTTCTCGAAAGAGTATTCTACAATATTCAA AGTAATGAAGCACAAATACACCTCACACTCACACATGCCGGTGCTGTGAAGGGTGTCCATCGCCAGGATCACTTGCTGGAAGATAACATAACTCTGGGAGTAGTAAACGCAGCATTTGATGAAAGCAAAAAAACAGAGGTGCTGAAAGAGTCGACTGGAGCTCTGTGTATTGGCTCAGTTCTAATAGCAACCGTGAcatttggagcaacttttgctGTGCCTGGAGGTTACATAGCTGATGATCACAGTAATAATGGAGGTACACCAGTACTTGCTCGAAGGTATGCTTTCGATGCATTCATCTGGTCCAACACAGGGGCCTTCGCTTTGTCCACGGTTGCAACCATTGCTCTCATGCGGTCTGGAAACCCTTTATTGAACCTTTGGAGCCGAAGAACGGACTTACTCTTGGCCTCCTACTTCGTATCCGTTTCGGTTACATGCTTGGTAGCGGCCTTTGCACTTGCTGCGTATGTGGTGCTAGCTCCGGTGACTCATGCCACTGCACTTGGCACATGTCTCCTCACTTTTGCCATACCGCTATATAATCAAGTGGAGTTCATTGCTGTACGTCTTCTTCTTCTACTACCACCCTTGCGTACGAGGAAGGGGCTAATCCGGGCATTGGTAGTTTCAGCCCCTGCTATCATGGGTGCTATGCTATTACATTATTGGCCCTTAATATTCATCTTTAGTTTGGCCGCGTTATCAAACCAGGAGTCTCTGAAAATAgaagcaccggcaccggcaccggcaccggcaccattGGCTTCAAGTTGA
- the LOC136482831 gene encoding uncharacterized protein, which translates to MASPSASSAATNPFADPAPPSASTLVMLNIRSHVPVVLSADEGNFRQWRSFIELTIKKFRLLDHIDGTMDAAAMFDDAEWLQVDACIVSWLYTTVSKEIWNDVNRPNATVLSVWNAITGQFLDNSLQRAVYAQQEFHSLFQGDMGVTEYCGKLKRLADTLYDCGAAVSDTALVINTLRGLNNKFSQAIAVLSTMSPPPTFLYTKSYLLQEENRIRHSLQMEAQTALIAAATTAPASRPVAPSPPASQAPATGHNDRRKKRKASDGRNRQNTNGGHAPLAGGPHHAGAQTPQWASAHNPWQGVVQAWPMNVWRPSVLGSRLGVAPPQAMAAFSASLPLPDAALYAGNSGSLPAGLYSAFNNMVVNTPGGGGTDWFLDMGATAHMASNAGPSHQDGSAPM; encoded by the exons ATGGCGAGCCCGTCTGCTTCTTCAGCCGCCACCAACCCCTTTGCTGATCCCGCTCCACCCTCTGCCTCCACCTTGGTAATGCTCAACATCCGCAGCCATGTCCCGGTCGTCCTCTCCGCTGACGAGGGAAATTTCCGGCAGTGGCGTTCCTTCATCGAGCTCACCATCAAAAAGTTCCGCCTCCTCGATCATATTGACGGCACCATGGATGCCGCCGCCATGTTCGACGACGCCGAATGGCTCCAGGTGGATGCTTGCATCGTCTCCTGGTTATACACCACTGTCTCCAAGGAGATTTGGAACGATGTCAATCGGCCCAACGCCACTGTCCTCTCCGTCTGGAACGCGATCACCGGACAGTTTCTTGACAACAGTCTGCAACGCGCCGTGTACGCCCAACAGGAGTTTCACAGCCTGTTCCAGGGTGACATGGGCGTCACCGAGTACTGCGGCAAACTCAAGCGCCTCGCCGACACCCTCTACGACTGCGGCGCCGCCGTCTCCGACACTGCCCTCGTCATCAACACGTTGCGCGGCCTGAACAACAAATTCAGCCAAGCAATTGCTGTTCTCTCCACCATGTCTCCCCCACCCACCTTTCTGTACACCAAATCCTATCTTCTGCAGGAAGAAAATCGCATCCGCCACTCTCTGCAGATGGAGGCGCAGACTGCTCTCATTGCGGCGGCCACAACTGCTCCTGCGTCCAGGCCTGTCGCGCCCTCTCCACCAGCATCTCAGGCGCCTGCCACCGGGCACAACGACCGCCGCAAGAAGCGCAAGGCCTCTGACGGGCGCAATCGCCAGAACACCAATGGCGGCCACGCTCCTCTAGCCGGCGGCCCTCATCACGCCGGCGCCCAAACGCCGCAGTGGGCGTCTGCCCACAATCCATGGCAGGGCGTCGTCCAGGCCTGGCCCATGAACGTGTGGCGGCCCAGCGTCCTTGGCTCACGCCTCGGCGTCGCTCCTCCCCAAGCCATGGCGGCGTTCTCGGCGTCGCTACCATTGCCCGACGCCGCCCTGTACGCCGGGAATTCCGGGTCGCTTCCTGCGGGCCTCTACTCCGCCTTCAACAACATGGTTGTCAACACTCCAGGCGGCGGTGGCACCGACTGGTTCCTCGACATGGGGGCTACGGCGCATATGGCGTCAAATGCTG GACCTTCGCACCAGGATGGCTCTGCTCCGATGTGA